The following are from one region of the Salminus brasiliensis chromosome 14, fSalBra1.hap2, whole genome shotgun sequence genome:
- the LOC140576838 gene encoding sex comb on midleg-like protein 2 isoform X1, with protein MNSMGRTALKDQKDSKKEKPGRSTPVSAGPAPVKVPESFSWEEYLKETSSTPAPASCFRQSRIPPSNDFKAGMKLEARDPRNSTSVCIATVMGMTGIRLRLRLDGSDNTNDFWRLVDSSDIQPIGTCEKNGDMLQPPLGFRMNASSWPMFLLRTLNGAEMAPGSAFKKEPLRPSQNGFKPGMKLEAVDKKNPYLICPATIGEVKGDEVFVMFDGWRGAFDYWCRYDSRDIFPVGWCAVTKHSLQPPGNSITLPKPLPSPSCSSPSKPTRRSMQSSYRLPTPLPPLPVRKGVRGRRPKSETIALLKALAASAASQNTAGPQPDTVEPTSPLTPRPHKKRGPKPGSKRKPKILQSPLSASAGSDSRLPPIQQLRDGMSPLSSSSSVVSTVCVYVNKHGNCGPHLDRKQVQRLPDHFGPEAVNLVLQQTVQACLDCAYQPKVLLGCLQNQPDGGEVVRVRMDGGTRMVKLPSASSAAFVLRYLEMVCRHLQCDNLFSSQPFSPCSSYERSKSVKEELSDAPALNRGVKRISRDSPPYSAPLSPKLLRTDTHPSEAETLPPEENGLLKEQRFMDSASNSMTPRPQTLRSTSEYQSQSSSPYYHSSGAPLRRHASNPPTRTHRRVEAASSTTGPDAAAADCETPRSSSSSRSPSSWSIEEVMQFVRDADPTALAPHAELFRKHEIDGKALMLLRSDMVMKYMGLKLGPALKLCYHIEKLKQGKQ; from the exons ATGAACAGCATGGGCAGGACTGCGCTGAAAG ATCAGAAAGACAGTAAGAAGGAGAAGCCGGGCAGGAGTACTCCGGTCAGCGCAGGGCCGGCTCCAGTTAAAG TACCCGAGTCTTTCTCATGGGAGGAATATCTGAAGGAGACGTCGTCTACACCTGCTCCTGCCAGCTGCTTCAGACAG tctCGCATCCCTCCCTCAAACGACTTCAAGGCTGGCATGAAGCTGGAGGCCCGCGACCCTCGGAACTCCACCTCCGTCTGCATCGCCACAGTGATGGGCATGACGGGCATCAGGCTCCGCCTGCGCCTTGACGGCAGTGACAACACCAACGACTTCTGGAGGCTGGTGGACTCCTCAGACATCCAGCCAATAGGAACCTGCGAGAAGAATGGGGACATGCTGCAGCCGCCACTGG GATTCCGGATGAATGCCTCCTCGTGGCCCATGTTCTTGCTGAGGACGTTAAATGGAGCAGAGATGGCTCCAGGTTCAGCGTTCAAAAAG GAACCTCTGAGGCCCTCTCAGAATGGATTTAAGCCAGGCATGAAGCTAGAAGCAGTGGATAAAAAGAACCCTTACCTCATCTGCCCTGCCACCATCGGCGAGGTCAAAGGCGATGAGGTGTTCGTGATGTTTGATGGCTGGAGGGGGGCGTTCGATTACTGGTGCCGCTACGACTCAAGAGACATCTTTCCTGTGGGCTGGTGCGCAGTGACCAAGCACAGCCTGCAGCCGCCCGGGAACAGCA TCACTCTCCCGAAGCCACTCCCAAGCCCTTCCTGTTCCTCGCCGTCCAAGCCCACTCGCCGGTCCATGCAGTCTTCGTACCGCCTGCCCACGCCCCTGCCCCCGCTGCCCGTGAGGAAGGGGGTCAGGGGCCGACGGCCCAAGAGCGAGACCATCGCCCTGCTGAAGGCTCTGGCGGCGTCCGCCGCCTCCCAGAACACAGCCGGACCTCAGCCGGACACTGTAGAGCCCACATCACCGCTCACCCCGCGGCCGCACAAAAAGAGGGGACCCAAACCAGGCAGCAAG AGGAAGCCCAAGATCCTGCAGAGTCCCCTGTCAGCATCAGCAggatcagactccagactgcCCCCTATCCAGCAGCTCAGAGATGGCATGTCTCCGCTGAGCTCCTCCTCATCCGTGGTGTCCACTG tgtgtgtgtacgtgaaTAAGCATGGAAACTGCGGGCCTCACCTGGACCGCAAGCAGGTGCAGCGGCTGCCGGACCATTTCGGGCCCGAGGCGGTGAACCTGGTGCTGCAGCAGACGGTGCAGGCGTGTCTGGACTGTGCATATCAGCCCAAAGTGTTACTGGGCTGCCTGCAGAACCAGCCTGATGGGGGAGAGGTGGTCCGAG TGCGGATGGACGGAGGAACGCGGATGGTGAAGCTGCCGTCTGCGTCCAGCGCCGCGTTCGTTCTGCGATACCTGGAGATGGTGTGTCGGCACCTGCAGTGCGACAACCTGTTCAGCAGTCAGCCCTTCAGCCCCTGCAGCAGCTACGAGCGCAGCAAGTCAG TGAAAGAAGAGTTGTCCGACGCTCCAGCTCTGAACAGAGGAGTGAAGAGAATCTCCAGAGACTCTCCGCCCTACTCCGCCCCGCTGTCCCCTAAACTACTACGCACAGATACGCATCCCTCAGAAG ccGAAACCCTGCCTCCAGAAGAGAACGGTCTATTGAAGGAGCAGCGGTTCATGGACTCCGCCTCCAACTCCATGACGCCCCGCCCCCAGACCCTAAGAAGCACATCAGAGTACCAGTCCCAGTCCAGCAGTCCCTATTAtcacagcagtggagctcctcTGCGCCGCCATGCCTCCAATCCCCCTACACGCACCCACAGAAGAGTAgaag cagcgAGCTCTACTACAGGTCCTGATGCAGCCGCTGCAGATTGTGAAACTCCCagaagcagtagcagcagcagaagcccCTCTTCGTGGTCTATAGAAGAAGTGATGCAATTTGTGCGAGATGCAGACCCCACAGCGCTGGCCCCTCACGCAGAGCTCTTTAGGAAGCat GAGATAGACGGGAAGGCTCTGATGCTGCTGAGGAGTGACATGGTGATGAAGTACATGGGCCTGAAGCTTGGCCCCGCCCTCAAACTCTGCTACCATATTGAGAAGCTCAAACAAGGCAAACAGTGA
- the LOC140576838 gene encoding sex comb on midleg-like protein 2 isoform X2, which yields MNSMGRTALKDQKDSKKEKPGRSTPVSAGPAPVKVPESFSWEEYLKETSSTPAPASCFRQSRIPPSNDFKAGMKLEARDPRNSTSVCIATVMGMTGIRLRLRLDGSDNTNDFWRLVDSSDIQPIGTCEKNGDMLQPPLGFRMNASSWPMFLLRTLNGAEMAPGSAFKKEPLRPSQNGFKPGMKLEAVDKKNPYLICPATIGEVKGDEVFVMFDGWRGAFDYWCRYDSRDIFPVGWCAVTKHSLQPPGNSITLPKPLPSPSCSSPSKPTRRSMQSSYRLPTPLPPLPVRKGVRGRRPKSETIALLKALAASAASQNTAGPQPDTVEPTSPLTPRPHKKRGPKPGSKRKPKILQSPLSASAGSDSRLPPIQQLRDGMSPLSSSSSVVSTVCVYVNKHGNCGPHLDRKQVQRLPDHFGPEAVNLVLQQTVQACLDCAYQPKVLLGCLQNQPDGGEVVRVRMDGGTRMVKLPSASSAAFVLRYLEMVCRHLQCDNLFSSQPFSPCSSYERSKSVKEELSDAPALNRGVKRISRDSPPYSAPLSPKLLRTDTHPSEAETLPPEENGLLKEQRFMDSASNSMTPRPQTLRSTSEYQSQSSSPYYHSSGAPLRRHASNPPTRTHRRVEASSTTGPDAAAADCETPRSSSSSRSPSSWSIEEVMQFVRDADPTALAPHAELFRKHEIDGKALMLLRSDMVMKYMGLKLGPALKLCYHIEKLKQGKQ from the exons ATGAACAGCATGGGCAGGACTGCGCTGAAAG ATCAGAAAGACAGTAAGAAGGAGAAGCCGGGCAGGAGTACTCCGGTCAGCGCAGGGCCGGCTCCAGTTAAAG TACCCGAGTCTTTCTCATGGGAGGAATATCTGAAGGAGACGTCGTCTACACCTGCTCCTGCCAGCTGCTTCAGACAG tctCGCATCCCTCCCTCAAACGACTTCAAGGCTGGCATGAAGCTGGAGGCCCGCGACCCTCGGAACTCCACCTCCGTCTGCATCGCCACAGTGATGGGCATGACGGGCATCAGGCTCCGCCTGCGCCTTGACGGCAGTGACAACACCAACGACTTCTGGAGGCTGGTGGACTCCTCAGACATCCAGCCAATAGGAACCTGCGAGAAGAATGGGGACATGCTGCAGCCGCCACTGG GATTCCGGATGAATGCCTCCTCGTGGCCCATGTTCTTGCTGAGGACGTTAAATGGAGCAGAGATGGCTCCAGGTTCAGCGTTCAAAAAG GAACCTCTGAGGCCCTCTCAGAATGGATTTAAGCCAGGCATGAAGCTAGAAGCAGTGGATAAAAAGAACCCTTACCTCATCTGCCCTGCCACCATCGGCGAGGTCAAAGGCGATGAGGTGTTCGTGATGTTTGATGGCTGGAGGGGGGCGTTCGATTACTGGTGCCGCTACGACTCAAGAGACATCTTTCCTGTGGGCTGGTGCGCAGTGACCAAGCACAGCCTGCAGCCGCCCGGGAACAGCA TCACTCTCCCGAAGCCACTCCCAAGCCCTTCCTGTTCCTCGCCGTCCAAGCCCACTCGCCGGTCCATGCAGTCTTCGTACCGCCTGCCCACGCCCCTGCCCCCGCTGCCCGTGAGGAAGGGGGTCAGGGGCCGACGGCCCAAGAGCGAGACCATCGCCCTGCTGAAGGCTCTGGCGGCGTCCGCCGCCTCCCAGAACACAGCCGGACCTCAGCCGGACACTGTAGAGCCCACATCACCGCTCACCCCGCGGCCGCACAAAAAGAGGGGACCCAAACCAGGCAGCAAG AGGAAGCCCAAGATCCTGCAGAGTCCCCTGTCAGCATCAGCAggatcagactccagactgcCCCCTATCCAGCAGCTCAGAGATGGCATGTCTCCGCTGAGCTCCTCCTCATCCGTGGTGTCCACTG tgtgtgtgtacgtgaaTAAGCATGGAAACTGCGGGCCTCACCTGGACCGCAAGCAGGTGCAGCGGCTGCCGGACCATTTCGGGCCCGAGGCGGTGAACCTGGTGCTGCAGCAGACGGTGCAGGCGTGTCTGGACTGTGCATATCAGCCCAAAGTGTTACTGGGCTGCCTGCAGAACCAGCCTGATGGGGGAGAGGTGGTCCGAG TGCGGATGGACGGAGGAACGCGGATGGTGAAGCTGCCGTCTGCGTCCAGCGCCGCGTTCGTTCTGCGATACCTGGAGATGGTGTGTCGGCACCTGCAGTGCGACAACCTGTTCAGCAGTCAGCCCTTCAGCCCCTGCAGCAGCTACGAGCGCAGCAAGTCAG TGAAAGAAGAGTTGTCCGACGCTCCAGCTCTGAACAGAGGAGTGAAGAGAATCTCCAGAGACTCTCCGCCCTACTCCGCCCCGCTGTCCCCTAAACTACTACGCACAGATACGCATCCCTCAGAAG ccGAAACCCTGCCTCCAGAAGAGAACGGTCTATTGAAGGAGCAGCGGTTCATGGACTCCGCCTCCAACTCCATGACGCCCCGCCCCCAGACCCTAAGAAGCACATCAGAGTACCAGTCCCAGTCCAGCAGTCCCTATTAtcacagcagtggagctcctcTGCGCCGCCATGCCTCCAATCCCCCTACACGCACCCACAGAAGAGTAgaag cgAGCTCTACTACAGGTCCTGATGCAGCCGCTGCAGATTGTGAAACTCCCagaagcagtagcagcagcagaagcccCTCTTCGTGGTCTATAGAAGAAGTGATGCAATTTGTGCGAGATGCAGACCCCACAGCGCTGGCCCCTCACGCAGAGCTCTTTAGGAAGCat GAGATAGACGGGAAGGCTCTGATGCTGCTGAGGAGTGACATGGTGATGAAGTACATGGGCCTGAAGCTTGGCCCCGCCCTCAAACTCTGCTACCATATTGAGAAGCTCAAACAAGGCAAACAGTGA